In Cyanobacteria bacterium GSL.Bin1, a single window of DNA contains:
- a CDS encoding DUF4278 domain-containing protein, protein MRLTYRGINYESETMPFEATEGEVGGKYRGQPWRYHYPHHIPELPPKLWLQYRGVRHSKRPVVQSSQRLEKLIPAVTPHSEFPSPPHFTTQKEETEAEQAHLESIRRHLERRISVAKAKGNEQLVSMLEQEYQDLAINR, encoded by the coding sequence ATGAGATTAACTTATCGTGGTATTAACTACGAATCGGAAACTATGCCCTTTGAAGCCACTGAGGGAGAGGTAGGCGGAAAATATAGAGGACAACCTTGGCGTTATCATTATCCGCACCATATTCCAGAACTACCACCAAAACTGTGGTTGCAGTATCGAGGAGTACGCCATAGCAAGCGTCCGGTGGTTCAGTCTTCTCAGCGACTAGAGAAGTTAATTCCAGCGGTGACCCCTCATTCCGAGTTCCCTAGTCCTCCGCACTTTACAACTCAGAAAGAAGAAACGGAAGCGGAACAAGCGCATCTAGAAAGCATCCGTCGTCACTTAGAACGTCGGATCTCAGTTGCAAAAGCAAAAGGCAATGAGCAACTGGTGTCAATGTTAGAGCAAGAATATCAAGACTTGGCGATTAACCGCTAG
- the murA gene encoding UDP-N-acetylglucosamine 1-carboxyvinyltransferase translates to MNLPTDTQPPSVLKIWGESQLKGHVTISGAKNSALAIMAGTLLCPGECRLRNIPSLVDINHMGDVLSSLGLKLNRDGDTLDINAQDVTTSKPPYELVSRLRASFFVIGPLLTRLGVARVPLPGGCAIGARPVDLHVRGLEAMGAKVRIEHGIVYADIPGRQNRLQGAEIYLDYPSVGATETILMAATLAEGETRIENAAREPEVVDLANFCIAMGAKIQGAGTNTITISGVKSLHSVDYPIIPDRIEAGTFLVAGAITHCEISLSPVIPEHLTPVIAKLRAMGVQILNDAPNCLRLVPGPLHGTDIETLPYPGFPTDMQAQLMALLALSEGDSVITETVFENRLRHVAEFKRMGADIRLKGQQAIIRGVSMLTGAPVFATDLRASAALVVAGLAAKGITTIQGLHHLDRGYDNLEEKLSRLGAKLQRVSIEETDLRAEDLLEAEKG, encoded by the coding sequence ATTAATTTACCAACTGATACCCAACCCCCTTCCGTCCTCAAGATTTGGGGCGAAAGCCAATTAAAAGGGCATGTCACCATTAGCGGGGCGAAAAATTCGGCTTTAGCGATTATGGCAGGAACCCTCTTGTGTCCTGGTGAATGCCGTTTGCGTAATATCCCGTCTCTTGTTGATATTAATCACATGGGAGATGTTTTATCGAGTTTGGGACTCAAGCTGAATCGCGACGGCGATACACTTGATATTAACGCTCAAGACGTCACGACTTCTAAGCCTCCCTATGAATTGGTTTCACGTTTACGGGCCAGTTTTTTTGTCATTGGTCCCTTATTAACTCGTTTAGGCGTGGCGCGAGTGCCTTTACCCGGCGGTTGCGCGATCGGGGCACGTCCCGTGGATCTCCATGTCCGAGGCTTAGAAGCCATGGGGGCAAAAGTCCGTATTGAACATGGCATTGTTTATGCCGATATTCCGGGCCGTCAAAATCGCCTCCAAGGTGCAGAGATTTATCTCGATTATCCCAGTGTCGGTGCCACGGAAACCATCTTAATGGCTGCTACGCTTGCGGAAGGGGAAACCCGCATTGAAAATGCGGCTCGCGAACCGGAAGTGGTTGATTTAGCCAACTTCTGTATTGCGATGGGAGCGAAAATTCAAGGGGCAGGAACCAATACCATTACGATCTCTGGGGTTAAATCTCTGCATAGTGTGGATTATCCGATTATTCCAGATCGAATTGAAGCGGGCACTTTTTTGGTCGCTGGGGCCATTACCCATTGTGAAATTTCGTTATCACCGGTAATTCCCGAACATTTAACCCCGGTCATCGCTAAATTACGAGCGATGGGGGTACAAATTCTTAACGATGCACCAAACTGCTTACGTTTGGTTCCTGGTCCGCTTCACGGGACGGATATTGAAACTCTCCCTTATCCGGGTTTCCCCACTGATATGCAAGCGCAACTTATGGCACTGCTTGCCCTTAGCGAAGGAGATAGCGTGATTACAGAAACCGTATTTGAAAATCGTCTCCGTCATGTTGCTGAATTTAAACGTATGGGAGCAGATATTCGCCTAAAAGGTCAGCAAGCAATTATTCGGGGGGTTTCCATGTTGACCGGTGCCCCAGTTTTTGCCACTGACTTACGAGCTTCTGCTGCATTAGTGGTTGCCGGATTAGCAGCTAAGGGGATAACGACCATTCAAGGGCTACATCATCTTGATCGGGGTTATGATAATCTTGAAGAAAAGTTAAGTAGACTCGGGGCAAAATTACAACGGGTCAGCATTGAGGAAACCGATCTTCGTGCAGAAGACTTGCTTGAAGCAGAGAAAGGCTAA
- a CDS encoding glyoxalase-like domain protein: MVNFTGFAAFLPGLDTVFSTQGIMVMLLVAYAGAMWMFLTSAPKVHTVMVTDLEVARQFYEGVLNLAIAEVPLHYYYNYEQSLGATAMDPLYMSANPGISTNPSYNGTEGLWYQLKKNTQLHIIAGASYGHKDRQRHVCFDHDCLEQILLQVQARRLKFKVRRTKPLNFLVKDLDERVIEMAEVSN, encoded by the coding sequence ATGGTTAATTTTACCGGTTTTGCTGCATTTTTACCGGGTCTCGACACTGTTTTTTCCACACAGGGCATTATGGTCATGCTTTTGGTCGCTTATGCTGGGGCAATGTGGATGTTTCTCACCAGTGCGCCTAAGGTGCACACGGTTATGGTGACGGATTTAGAAGTAGCGCGCCAGTTTTATGAGGGCGTTTTAAACTTAGCCATTGCCGAAGTACCGCTTCACTATTATTACAACTATGAACAGTCTCTGGGGGCTACGGCGATGGATCCGCTCTATATGTCAGCGAATCCGGGGATTTCAACAAATCCCAGTTATAACGGTACGGAAGGACTATGGTATCAATTGAAAAAGAATACCCAATTACACATTATTGCCGGGGCTAGTTATGGTCATAAAGACCGTCAGCGTCATGTCTGTTTTGATCACGATTGTTTGGAACAAATTTTACTGCAGGTTCAAGCCAGACGATTAAAATTTAAAGTGCGTCGGACGAAACCGTTGAATTTTTTAGTGAAGGATTTAGACGAACGGGTGATTGAAATGGCAGAAGTGTCGAATTAG
- a CDS encoding AtzE family amidohydrolase: MDADWKTLDAVAIAQAIRHRHCTATEVITAILARIEAENPARNCFTTITEQAAQKQAHSIDRHIEQGSPLGILTGVPFGVKNLFNIAGLTTLAGAKINAEQPPATKDATAIARLKQAGAVLVGALNMDEYAYGFVTENSHYGATPNPHDSSRITGGSSGASAAAVAAGLLPLALGSDTNGSVRVPAALCGVYGLKPTYGRLSRAGTVLLSDSLDHLGIFARSVRDLATVMDLLQGEDIEDPVLTKHPPEPCLPQLNLGIRDVRVAVADGYFATGAQPEALAAVEELARGLGTAKRVTLPESERAKAAAYIITATEGASQHLAALKSRPQDFDPATRDRFLAGALIPSQWYHQAQRFRSWYRDRLREVFQQFDIILAPTTPCVAPKLGQKTIEIAGETVKVRPHLGRFTQPISFVGLPVLSVPIYSPGTLPLGVQLIASPYNEALLLRLASVLEREGIINHQSGMIQE, encoded by the coding sequence ATGGATGCCGATTGGAAAACCCTTGATGCCGTTGCGATCGCGCAGGCAATTCGTCATCGCCACTGCACGGCAACAGAAGTTATTACAGCAATCCTCGCTCGCATTGAAGCGGAAAATCCCGCGCGGAATTGTTTTACAACGATTACTGAACAGGCAGCGCAAAAGCAAGCCCACTCGATTGATCGTCATATCGAGCAAGGGAGTCCGTTAGGGATTTTGACAGGAGTCCCATTTGGGGTCAAGAATTTATTTAATATTGCTGGGCTGACCACGTTAGCAGGGGCAAAGATTAACGCCGAACAGCCGCCGGCGACTAAAGATGCCACCGCGATCGCGCGCTTAAAGCAAGCGGGGGCGGTTTTAGTCGGGGCATTGAATATGGATGAATATGCCTACGGCTTTGTTACCGAAAACAGCCATTATGGGGCAACCCCGAATCCTCATGATTCCTCTCGGATTACCGGCGGTTCCTCTGGGGCTTCAGCAGCCGCAGTGGCAGCAGGATTACTTCCCCTTGCCCTCGGTTCCGATACCAATGGTTCGGTGCGGGTTCCCGCGGCTTTATGTGGGGTATATGGGCTGAAACCAACCTACGGACGACTGTCGCGGGCAGGAACGGTTTTACTCAGTGATAGTCTCGACCACCTGGGGATTTTTGCGCGATCCGTGCGGGATTTGGCAACGGTCATGGATTTACTGCAAGGAGAAGATATCGAGGATCCGGTGTTGACGAAGCATCCCCCAGAGCCTTGTTTACCGCAGCTAAATTTGGGAATTCGCGATGTGCGGGTTGCGGTGGCAGATGGATATTTTGCAACAGGGGCACAACCCGAAGCCCTAGCAGCCGTAGAGGAACTGGCAAGAGGATTGGGAACTGCTAAGCGCGTGACGCTACCGGAATCGGAACGGGCGAAAGCAGCCGCCTATATTATTACCGCAACTGAAGGCGCGTCTCAACATCTAGCTGCCTTAAAGTCACGTCCCCAAGACTTTGATCCGGCAACGCGCGATCGCTTTTTAGCAGGAGCTTTAATTCCCAGTCAATGGTATCATCAGGCGCAACGATTTCGCAGCTGGTATCGTGATCGCCTGCGAGAAGTGTTTCAACAGTTTGATATTATTCTCGCGCCAACGACGCCTTGTGTGGCACCGAAATTAGGGCAAAAAACAATTGAAATTGCTGGAGAAACGGTAAAAGTTCGTCCGCATCTCGGACGCTTTACGCAACCGATTTCGTTTGTGGGGCTACCGGTTTTATCAGTTCCTATTTATTCCCCTGGCACGCTTCCCCTGGGAGTGCAACTGATTGCGTCTCCTTATAATGAAGCTTTGTTATTGCGACTGGCAAGTGTTTTAGAACGAGAGGGGATTATTAATCATCAATCAGGAATGATTCAAGAATGA
- the menD gene encoding 2-succinyl-5-enolpyruvyl-6-hydroxy-3-cyclohexene-1-carboxylic-acid synthase, protein MNLDFRNVNTLWSSVLVETLSCLGVTTAVVCPGSRSSPLTVAFAKHPAIEAIPILDERSAAFFALGRGKITGMPTALVCTSGTAGANFYPAVIEARESGVPLLVLTADRPPALRHCHSGQTIDQQRLYGNYPSWQAELALPSAEIAALRYLRQTLVQAVARSRFPLPGAVHLNCPFCDPLAPTEQDPLAVTASDFEAFFSHLVPPLKPSLQQPLPWSTWQNCERGIIIAGVEQPLDPEAYCRAIAHLANGLGWVVLAEGLSPVRNYAHLVPNLISTYDFILRNSETAAHLTPEMVIQIGAFPTSKTLRSWLDQISPQSWLINDRGENLDPLHQKTIPLHTTIYNLGPLPTALPALSAYQKQWLSLENTTRSRIDHQFNQTEELIEPKIAWFLSQTLPKNTPLLIANSLPVRDVEWFWQPNQRQIYPLFNRGANGIDGTLSTALGIAHNHKSAVCLTGDLALLHDSNGFLSRHHFQGHLTIVLVNNNGGGIFEMLPIAEFPDVFEDYFATPQNIDFSKLCATYEIEHKLISNWQELSILLDPLPKIGIRVLELHTNRKQSQQWRNIND, encoded by the coding sequence ATGAATTTGGATTTTCGTAATGTGAATACACTCTGGAGTTCAGTGTTAGTGGAAACGCTCTCTTGCTTAGGCGTTACCACAGCAGTGGTTTGTCCGGGGTCTCGCTCTAGCCCTCTTACAGTGGCATTTGCTAAACATCCTGCCATTGAAGCAATTCCGATCTTGGATGAACGTTCCGCCGCATTTTTTGCTTTGGGTCGAGGCAAAATAACCGGGATGCCCACTGCTTTAGTTTGTACCTCTGGCACAGCAGGGGCAAACTTTTATCCCGCTGTGATTGAAGCGAGGGAAAGTGGAGTGCCGTTGCTTGTTCTCACCGCAGATCGTCCGCCAGCGTTGCGTCATTGTCATAGTGGACAAACCATTGACCAACAGCGACTGTATGGCAATTATCCCAGTTGGCAGGCAGAATTGGCATTGCCCAGTGCCGAGATCGCAGCCTTACGGTATTTGCGACAAACCCTGGTGCAGGCGGTGGCGCGATCGCGCTTTCCCCTTCCTGGTGCGGTTCATCTCAATTGTCCGTTTTGCGATCCCCTTGCCCCAACGGAACAGGATCCCCTCGCAGTAACGGCTTCAGACTTTGAGGCGTTTTTTTCTCATTTAGTTCCTCCCCTAAAACCTAGTCTGCAACAGCCTTTACCGTGGTCAACTTGGCAAAACTGTGAGCGGGGGATTATTATCGCTGGGGTGGAGCAACCGTTAGATCCAGAAGCGTATTGTCGCGCGATCGCGCATTTAGCCAATGGTTTGGGCTGGGTTGTCTTAGCCGAAGGACTTTCTCCGGTTAGAAATTATGCTCATTTGGTTCCGAATCTGATTTCGACTTATGATTTCATTTTGCGCAATTCAGAGACTGCTGCTCATCTCACACCAGAAATGGTCATCCAAATTGGTGCTTTTCCCACCAGCAAAACCCTTCGCAGTTGGTTAGACCAAATTTCTCCCCAATCTTGGCTGATTAACGACCGAGGAGAAAACCTCGATCCGCTGCATCAGAAAACAATTCCCCTACACACGACAATTTATAATCTTGGTCCGCTTCCCACTGCTTTACCTGCTTTATCCGCTTACCAAAAACAGTGGTTATCCTTAGAAAACACAACGCGATCGCGAATCGATCATCAGTTTAATCAGACGGAAGAACTGATTGAACCGAAGATTGCCTGGTTCCTATCCCAAACTCTTCCTAAAAATACACCGTTATTGATTGCGAATAGTCTACCAGTTCGGGATGTCGAGTGGTTCTGGCAACCGAATCAACGTCAAATTTATCCCTTATTTAATCGAGGGGCGAATGGGATTGATGGCACCCTTTCCACTGCCTTAGGCATTGCTCACAACCACAAAAGTGCGGTTTGTTTAACTGGGGATTTAGCGCTGCTGCATGATAGTAATGGTTTTTTATCTCGTCACCACTTCCAAGGTCATCTCACCATTGTTTTAGTCAACAATAATGGGGGTGGGATTTTTGAGATGCTCCCGATTGCCGAATTTCCCGATGTATTTGAAGACTATTTTGCCACACCTCAAAATATTGACTTTTCAAAGCTCTGTGCAACTTACGAGATTGAACATAAACTCATTAGCAACTGGCAAGAATTAAGCATATTATTAGACCCTTTACCCAAAATAGGCATACGAGTCTTAGAACTGCACACGAACCGCAAGCAAAGCCAACAATGGCGGAACATCAATGATTAA
- a CDS encoding sigma-70 family RNA polymerase sigma factor, whose translation MQIPRFPEAHHPLVQPLFHHSDLELLTLLQQHPEQGKHFTAIFCRYSPLIYTIMRHSARSRVQSDYLFALIWRHLYYEMQALNPTELEAIGDNSLQSWLIKMSGLALHEVEIPAVESINYKLEAAPPPFWCYLEIALNQLPPIVRLIVLMAQTFHWSEAQIADYLQEIDQPLTLEEVKRKLEEGYQLLETALPDDIRMIYLHNK comes from the coding sequence GTGCAGATACCTCGTTTTCCAGAAGCTCATCATCCTTTAGTGCAACCGTTATTTCATCATAGCGATTTAGAATTATTAACGCTGCTGCAACAACACCCGGAACAGGGCAAGCATTTTACAGCTATTTTTTGTCGCTATAGTCCTTTGATTTACACGATTATGCGTCATAGTGCGCGATCGCGCGTTCAATCCGATTATCTGTTTGCGCTGATTTGGCGACATTTATATTACGAAATGCAAGCATTAAACCCAACTGAGTTAGAAGCAATCGGCGATAACTCTTTACAGAGTTGGCTGATTAAAATGTCAGGGTTAGCGTTACACGAAGTGGAAATTCCAGCAGTGGAAAGCATTAACTATAAGCTAGAAGCTGCTCCTCCCCCATTTTGGTGTTATCTTGAAATTGCCCTCAATCAATTACCTCCAATTGTGCGTCTAATCGTCTTGATGGCACAAACCTTCCATTGGAGCGAAGCACAGATTGCAGACTATTTACAAGAAATTGATCAACCGTTAACTTTAGAAGAAGTAAAACGCAAACTCGAAGAAGGATATCAACTCTTAGAAACCGCTTTACCCGATGATATTCGCATGATTTATTTGCATAACAAGTAG
- a CDS encoding flagellar motor protein, producing MNPKFLKYSEIFSFLAFIFVIFFVLLRLDLLQTERVASQVPELEKKLAQAQATANQVPRLQRQLAAARDTAAEVSALEEKVESLQEEAEKVEDLEAKLAAAEATAEEVSELQEQLVKAREALAKTPESPPIIILSEQNQSYRFAVGSAAISPAFQRALDNRIIPVLERQSRQCNCDAIEVIGHTDSLPVNSGQSNLDEELISAFNQQETPSLVPGSNLDLGMMRALAIIRYFKQAQREGRLTQIEYFLPYSAGQMLKPNHTLDTSPETREDERRRRIEMRLLQSTAWEEQIGNNNR from the coding sequence ATGAATCCTAAATTTCTGAAATATTCTGAAATTTTTTCTTTTCTCGCCTTTATTTTTGTGATCTTTTTTGTTTTATTACGGTTAGATTTACTGCAAACGGAGCGTGTGGCGAGTCAAGTTCCAGAATTAGAAAAAAAATTAGCACAAGCGCAAGCGACAGCCAATCAAGTGCCTCGTTTACAACGACAACTCGCTGCGGCTAGAGACACAGCAGCAGAAGTGTCTGCTTTGGAAGAAAAAGTAGAATCGTTGCAAGAAGAAGCGGAAAAAGTTGAAGACTTAGAAGCCAAATTGGCTGCAGCCGAAGCAACAGCAGAAGAAGTGTCCGAGTTGCAAGAACAGTTGGTAAAAGCACGAGAAGCGCTAGCTAAAACACCGGAAAGTCCACCGATTATTATTCTCTCGGAACAGAATCAAAGTTATCGCTTCGCAGTGGGATCAGCAGCAATCTCTCCCGCTTTTCAACGGGCATTAGATAACCGGATTATTCCTGTCTTAGAGCGTCAAAGCCGACAGTGTAATTGTGATGCCATTGAAGTCATTGGACATACGGATAGTTTACCGGTTAATAGTGGGCAATCTAATTTAGATGAAGAACTCATTAGTGCTTTTAATCAACAAGAAACGCCGAGTTTAGTCCCCGGTAGCAACCTTGATTTAGGGATGATGCGAGCCCTGGCCATTATTCGCTATTTCAAACAAGCGCAACGGGAAGGACGATTAACTCAAATTGAATATTTTCTCCCTTATTCAGCCGGTCAAATGTTAAAACCAAACCACACCCTTGATACTTCCCCGGAAACCCGTGAAGATGAACGTCGTCGTCGCATTGAAATGCGATTACTGCAATCGACAGCTTGGGAGGAGCAAATTGGGAATAATAACCGCTAA
- a CDS encoding aspartate/glutamate racemase family protein, whose amino-acid sequence MKIKIINPNTTASMTEKIGIVASSVASSETEIIACNPTSGPAALECHYDEAIALPHLLAEIGDPEMDGYIIACFGDPGLRAARELTTAPVLGIAEAAMHTASFLATGFSIVTTLSRTKIIAEHLVMNYGMERHCRNIRAIDLPVLELEIKDSPAQTMIRQECQTAIQEDGCGAIVLGCAGMADLAQQLSAELGVPVIDGVSAAVKIIEGLIALRLKTSKVGDLAFPRQ is encoded by the coding sequence TTGAAAATCAAAATTATTAATCCCAATACCACTGCCAGCATGACAGAAAAAATCGGGATAGTTGCTAGTAGTGTGGCAAGTTCTGAAACTGAAATTATTGCCTGTAACCCGACTTCGGGACCGGCTGCTTTAGAATGTCATTATGATGAAGCGATCGCGCTGCCCCATCTCCTCGCAGAAATCGGCGATCCTGAGATGGATGGTTATATCATTGCCTGTTTTGGTGATCCCGGTTTAAGGGCAGCCCGAGAATTGACCACTGCACCCGTTTTAGGGATTGCAGAAGCAGCGATGCATACCGCTAGTTTTCTCGCCACGGGTTTTTCCATTGTGACCACGCTTTCTCGCACTAAAATCATCGCTGAACATCTAGTGATGAACTATGGGATGGAACGCCACTGTCGCAACATTCGCGCCATTGATCTCCCCGTCTTAGAGTTAGAAATTAAAGACTCGCCCGCGCAAACCATGATTCGCCAAGAATGCCAAACGGCGATCCAAGAAGATGGTTGTGGCGCGATCGTTTTAGGGTGTGCGGGAATGGCGGATTTAGCCCAGCAACTCTCAGCAGAATTGGGAGTTCCTGTAATTGACGGCGTGAGTGCAGCCGTAAAAATAATCGAAGGATTAATTGCCCTTAGGTTAAAAACCAGTAAAGTTGGCGATTTAGCTTTTCCACGACAATAA
- the fabG gene encoding 3-oxoacyl-[acyl-carrier-protein] reductase → MSSQHLSEKVAIVTGASRGIGRAIAIALAEAGAKLVVNYARSEAAAKEVVKAITDQGGEAIAVQGDVSAAEQVQNLIKETRNQYGSIDVLVNNAGITRDTLLLRMKPEDWQAVIDLNLTGVFLCTQAVSKIMLKQRQGRIINIASVAGQMGNPGQANYSAAKAGVIGFTKTVAKELASRNVTVNAVAPGFIATEMTSELDAEGILKYIPLGRYGQPEEVAGMVRFLASDPAAAYITGQVFNVDGGMVMS, encoded by the coding sequence ATGTCATCACAGCATTTATCGGAGAAAGTAGCGATTGTAACTGGGGCTTCTCGTGGAATTGGTCGCGCGATCGCGATCGCGTTAGCAGAAGCAGGGGCAAAGCTCGTCGTCAACTATGCCCGTTCTGAGGCAGCAGCCAAGGAAGTGGTGAAAGCGATTACGGATCAAGGGGGCGAAGCCATTGCCGTCCAGGGGGATGTCAGCGCTGCTGAACAAGTGCAAAACTTAATTAAAGAAACCCGTAACCAATACGGATCAATTGATGTTTTAGTAAATAATGCCGGAATTACTCGCGATACCTTGTTATTGCGGATGAAGCCAGAAGACTGGCAAGCGGTTATCGATTTGAACCTGACAGGCGTTTTTCTCTGTACGCAAGCGGTCAGTAAGATTATGCTCAAACAGCGTCAGGGAAGAATTATTAATATTGCCTCGGTTGCTGGACAAATGGGAAATCCTGGACAAGCCAATTACAGTGCCGCGAAAGCTGGGGTAATTGGGTTTACGAAAACTGTGGCTAAAGAACTAGCCTCCCGTAATGTGACCGTTAATGCCGTTGCACCGGGTTTCATTGCCACGGAAATGACCAGCGAATTAGATGCAGAAGGGATTTTAAAGTACATTCCCCTCGGACGTTATGGTCAACCGGAAGAAGTAGCAGGCATGGTGCGTTTTCTTGCCAGCGATCCGGCAGCGGCTTATATTACTGGGCAAGTGTTTAATGTGGATGGTGGGATGGTCATGAGTTAA
- a CDS encoding YggT family protein translates to MSATELLTNSLANFLNIYLLLIFVRILLSWFQTAGWAQQAMSFLSPVTDPYLNIFRSFIPPLGGIDLSPILAIFSLQIISSLLTSV, encoded by the coding sequence ATGAGTGCAACTGAACTACTAACAAATAGTCTGGCTAATTTTCTCAATATTTATCTCCTTCTGATTTTTGTGCGGATTCTCTTAAGCTGGTTTCAAACAGCGGGCTGGGCACAACAGGCTATGTCATTCCTCAGCCCGGTCACTGATCCATATCTAAATATTTTCCGCTCTTTTATTCCCCCATTGGGTGGAATTGACTTATCTCCTATTTTGGCAATTTTTAGCTTACAAATTATTTCTAGCTTGTTAACCAGTGTTTAA
- a CDS encoding metallophosphoesterase produces MLARFYFLPLFLLIAVVSATIFLVSDRDPQDMSTPNRSPNSGLLSDPFLQLPTADSVRVIWFTEFPGVEHTLTYGNSLEQKVTATTRKLTRVREDQESHVPHFSSEVSQEPLFREIWRHEAQATHLSAEERFPYYITSKKEDGQTLRSRQFSLSPAPPPGKPLKILLTSDHQQKPMTAANLQKVAETIPKIDAVLVAGDLVNVPDRASEWFDDSRGGAFFPCLQGNANYQLEKNETETTYTGGELIQHVPLYPAIGNHEVMGRFSGSASLNQQFNDAFPKAVAEQLYQQNAQTINSRQDPKVKTDWIKANSYNTDTYQEIFTLPQSIPGEEKYYATTFGDIRLVVLYATNMWRKPSLDANANGKYHEAEANLNDPEAWGYGQIIFEPIAKGTPQYQWLEQEVQSQPFQQAKYKIVMLHHPPHSLGGNVVPPYTDPEQIIQQDASGKIQAIRYQYPPNQDYLIRDVVPLLESAGVDLVYFGHSHLWNRFQAGKTHYLESSNVGNTYGAHWEDQQRNVPEEYQEQYALTGDPNGLKPVVPTLAPLSDDGQRLPYLVSNDITAFSILDTETQTVSSYYFDTRQPNSQVVKFDEFLLKENGT; encoded by the coding sequence ATGTTGGCGCGTTTCTATTTCCTTCCACTATTCCTTCTCATTGCCGTTGTGAGTGCTACTATTTTCCTGGTTAGCGATCGCGACCCCCAAGATATGTCTACTCCTAATCGTTCTCCCAATTCTGGTCTCTTGAGTGACCCCTTTCTGCAACTTCCGACTGCCGATTCTGTACGGGTGATTTGGTTTACAGAATTTCCAGGAGTGGAACATACTTTAACCTATGGCAATTCCCTAGAACAAAAAGTCACAGCAACGACGCGAAAACTCACCCGCGTTCGCGAGGATCAAGAGTCCCATGTCCCTCATTTCAGCAGCGAAGTTTCCCAAGAACCCCTCTTTCGAGAAATCTGGCGTCATGAAGCACAAGCGACTCATCTCTCTGCTGAGGAACGGTTTCCTTACTACATAACCAGCAAGAAAGAAGACGGTCAAACGCTGAGAAGCCGTCAGTTTAGCTTATCTCCCGCACCACCGCCAGGAAAACCGCTTAAGATTTTACTCACGTCTGACCATCAGCAAAAGCCGATGACAGCTGCTAATTTACAGAAAGTTGCGGAAACGATTCCCAAAATCGATGCGGTATTGGTCGCCGGGGATCTGGTTAATGTTCCCGATCGCGCCTCGGAATGGTTTGATGACAGCCGCGGCGGTGCTTTTTTTCCTTGTTTACAGGGGAATGCCAACTATCAATTGGAAAAAAACGAGACTGAAACCACTTATACCGGCGGCGAACTCATTCAACATGTCCCTTTATATCCCGCGATCGGCAATCATGAAGTGATGGGACGTTTTTCGGGATCAGCCAGCCTTAACCAGCAATTTAATGATGCGTTTCCGAAAGCCGTTGCCGAACAACTCTACCAACAAAACGCCCAAACAATCAATTCTCGGCAAGACCCCAAGGTTAAGACAGACTGGATTAAAGCGAATTCTTACAATACGGATACCTACCAAGAAATCTTCACGCTTCCTCAAAGCATCCCGGGAGAAGAAAAATACTACGCCACGACCTTTGGTGACATTCGCCTGGTCGTTCTCTACGCAACTAATATGTGGCGGAAACCGTCTCTCGATGCCAATGCCAACGGGAAGTATCACGAAGCGGAAGCTAACTTAAACGATCCTGAAGCTTGGGGATACGGACAAATCATTTTTGAACCCATTGCCAAAGGAACTCCCCAATATCAATGGTTGGAACAAGAAGTCCAAAGCCAACCGTTCCAACAGGCTAAATATAAGATTGTCATGCTTCACCATCCCCCCCATTCTTTGGGAGGAAACGTGGTTCCGCCTTATACCGATCCCGAGCAAATTATCCAACAAGATGCCTCAGGAAAAATTCAAGCCATTCGCTACCAATATCCCCCCAATCAAGATTATTTAATTCGCGATGTTGTTCCTTTACTGGAATCAGCGGGTGTCGATTTAGTCTATTTTGGTCATTCTCACCTGTGGAATCGTTTCCAAGCTGGAAAAACCCATTATTTAGAATCATCGAATGTGGGGAATACCTATGGGGCGCATTGGGAGGATCAACAACGCAATGTTCCTGAAGAATATCAAGAGCAATATGCACTGACTGGAGATCCCAATGGCTTAAAACCGGTTGTACCAACCCTTGCTCCTTTGAGCGATGATGGTCAGAGATTACCTTATCTTGTGAGCAATGACATTACAGCGTTTAGTATTTTAGACACTGAGACTCAAACGGTCAGCAGCTACTATTTTGATACTCGTCAACCCAATTCTCAGGTCGTAAAATTTGATGAATTTTTGTTAAAGGAAAATGGTACATAA